The proteins below are encoded in one region of Erinaceus europaeus chromosome 15, mEriEur2.1, whole genome shotgun sequence:
- the SOX8 gene encoding transcription factor SOX-8 yields the protein MLDASSPRTRPPGSAMSLAEDSDADAPSPAGSEGAGRGPGDERFPACIRDAVSQVLRGYDWSLVPMPARGGALKAKPHVKRPMNAFMVWAQAARRKLADQYPHLHNAELSKTLGKLWRLLSESEKRPFVEEAERLRVQHKKDHPDYKYQPRRRKSVKAGQGDSDSGAELGHPPGGAGYKADSGLGDVQHHGDHTGQTHGPPTPPTTPKTELHPGAKPEPKAEGRRLLDGGRQNIDFSNVDISELSSDVMGHMDAFDVHELDQYLPLSGHATLSTEPGPPAAGSYGGATYTHPSAPGWAPKASPATTTSPCEATPRPHIKTEQLSPGHYGEPARTSPSRADFGSYATPTTGSFGASSAQCDYTDLQAPGYYGPYPGYPSSLYQYSYFHSSRRPYASPLLNGLSLPPAHSPPSNWDPPVYTTLTRP from the exons ATGCTGGACGCGAGCTCGCCCCGCACCCGGCCGCCCGGCAGCGCCATGTCGCTAGCGGAGGACTCAGACGCGGACGCGCCGTCGCCGGCGGGCTCggagggcgcggggcgcgggccgGGCGACGAGCGCTTCCCCGCCTGCATCCGCGACGCGGTGTCGCAGGTGCTGCGGGGCTACGACTGGAGCCTGGTGCCTATGCCAGCGCGGGGCGGCGCGCTCAAGGCCAAGCCGCACGTGAAGCGGCCCATGAACGCCTTCATGGTGTGGGCGCAGGCGGCGCGCCGCAAGCTGGCCGACCAGTACCCGCACCTGCACAACGCCGAGCTCAGCAAGACGCTGGGCAAGCTGTGGCG CCTGCTGAGCGAGAGCGAGAAGCGGCCGTTTGTGGAGGAGGCCGAGCGCCTGAGGGTCCAGCACAAGAAGGACCACCCGGACTACAAGTACCAGCCGCGCCGCAGGAAGAGCGTGAAGGCCGGCCAGGGCGACTCGGACTCGGGCGCTGAGCTGGGCCACCCGCCAGGCGGAGCCGGGTACAAGGCGGACTCCGGGCTGGGAGATGTGCAGCACCACGGAGACCACACAG GGCAGACCCATGGGCCGCCCACCCCGCCCACTACCCCCAAGACGGAGCTGCACCCTGGGGCCAAGCCAGAGCCGAAGGCGGAGGGGCGCCGCCTGCTGGACGGGGGGCGCCAGAACATCGACTTCAGCAACGTGGACatctcagagctgagcagcgacgtcatgggccacatggacgCCTTCGACGTGCATGAGCTCGACCAGTACCTGCCGCTCAGCGGCCATGCCACCCTGTCCACCGAGCCTGGCCCACCTGCCGCTGGCAGCTACGGGGGTGCCACCTACACACACCCCTCGGCCCCAGGCTGGGCCCCCAAGGCATCCCCGGCCACCACCACGTCCCCCTGCGAGGCCACCCCTCGGCCTCACATCAAGACGGAGCAGCTGAGCCCTGGTCACTACGGCGAGCCTGCCCGCACCTCCCCAAGCCGTGCCGACTTCGGCTCCTATGCCACCCCTACCACTGGCTCCTTTGGGGCCAGCAGCGCGCAGTGTGACTACACTGACCTGCAGGCCCCCGGCTACTATGGCCCATACCCCGGCTACCCATCCAGCCTTTACCAGTACTCCTACTTCCACTCATCCCGCCGGCCCTATGCCTCGCCCCTGCTCAATGGGCTGTCCTTGCCGCCTGCACACAGCCCCCCCAGTAACTGGGACCCACCTGTCTATACCACCCTGACCCGGCCCTGA